GAGGTTGTACTCTACTGTAGTTTGTGTGCACTAGAGTGGTAGGGGCGAGAGTGGAGTCGATATAGCTGATGTGGCAGGGACGAGAGGGAAGCTATACATCAGAACCAGTAGGAGATTGGATAAGACCTCCTTTGTAACATAGGAATTTTATAGAAATCATAAAGAAATTTTATAGGAATCAGCTTATTTTCACATGAAACAGGAAATTTTCGCTTATTTCAAAGAAGGCCTGAGAGCTGCTGGATACAGCCTTACAGTCGACTATATATACGTGGATGTTCTGCAGTTCTGGCGTGTACGACTTTAGATTCGTTAGATCCGAGTCATAGGACGGTCAAAGTGGCAACCAGATCGATTACGATAACAGCTGGCCGGCACAATCTGTTGGAAGCTGGAACACTCCAATCAATTTATTCccactttatttatttatttgtaatACACGGCAGTACAAGTTGTTACAGTTAAGTATACATGCAGCAGCACACTAGCTagcaagagtgaaattgaagctGCTGCAGGAAAGCCCGATTGCGTTGAGGAAAGTGGTGAATCCGAGCTGCTTCTTGTCCACGTCGAGCAGCAGCAGGTGGTTCTCCAGCTGGAACCCACCGATGACGGCCgccggcgcttgcccaggcgcctGGACGAAGCCGAGGCAGGCCGTGTTGGCGTTCACCTGCACCATGGAGTTGCCGCCGAGCACCGTGAAGTTCTGCCCGCCCTCCAGCATCACGTCGATCTGCGGCACGGCGTAGCCGAGCAGACTCTGCGGGAGCTTGGTGGAGTCGTAGCACCGGTCGAACGGCGCCACCGCGGCGACCCTGGACATCCAGGGGAAGTTGGGCCCGGCCGCCGCCGCGTCGAACGCCTTGACGAACGGAGCGTACACGTCGGGCCGGAGCGCCGTGTACGGGACCGTGGAGCTCAGCGCCACGACGAGCGCCCCGCGGGGGCCGCCCACGCGGGCCTGCTCCACGGCGATGCCGGTGGAGGAGACGTAGTACCCGGGGGCACCGGCTCCGGCTCCGGCGTGGAGCGGCGCCGTGCCGGCCAGCATCGTGGTGAAGTCGCCGCGGTCCGGCGGGACGAAGAACAGCGGGCCGCCGCCGAAGATGGCCACGCCGACGCTGTCGCCCGACGTGGACCTGCCGTCGCTGGGCAGGCACAGCGCGACCTTGTCGGCGACCTTCTGCGTGCGCGCCACCTGCGCCGGGAGCGACTGCTGGCTGCTGGAGGAGGGCGCGAGCCCCGCGAcgccgacggcgccggcgccggcgggcAGCTTGGACGACGGCGCGCACGTGGCCACCGCCGAGAAGGAGACCGGGAACAGCGGGTTCTGGCCGTCGGTGGCGTTGGCGGATAGCGTGGCGGTGAGCGTGCCGTTGTTGTTCTTGGAGGAGCTGGCGCACGTGGCCAGCGAGATGACCGGGCTAGTGAGGTCGAGGACGAGCGGGTGGCCGTCCTTGAGCGGCGCCGTGTAGAGGGAGGTGGACGCGTCCTTGGTGACGGCGGTGACCAGGGGCTTGCCGCCCAGCTGACCGGCTGCCGTGCATGGCCATGGCGACGACGACAACGCCGAGATGCAGAGTAGTGAGGTGACCAGGGCTTTGTTGAGGTTCCACATTCGTGATGGCATTGTGTGTTGTTGTTGCTGGTTTTGCTAGTAGTATATATATAGATGGATAGGGCATTGCATTGCATGTGGACTTGTCGATAGACAAACGGTCTCTAGTAGGaagttgcttgagatttgttgagTGCCACGACTCATTTTCAAGTCAAACATGGCAACTCCTCCACGTGCTTATTAGCATGTTCGTTTTCTTTATCTGAATTTGATCAATTCGAATATATCTATCATATCCATAGAATACTAGTACATACTATTCTTCATTAATTACCCCAAGTCGGGAGGCCCTATCATCGTTGAAATCTCTAATGCCAACAATATGTTTGTTTGGCATTATTATTAAATTAAAGTATACGAGATAATTCGTATTTTCAACGATAATCCTAAGCCATCTATAGTTCGGCCAGTGCACCGACGGTGCGTATAGATAAGATGGTGACACACCCCAATTATTCCACGATGCATGCATGGGGTGGTGTTACGATGGCACAGATTATTTATTGTGATCTAGGAACGGATGACTTCTAAAATCGGACTGGGATCTACTAGCAAAACTGGGCTTCTAAAATCTAGCCACGGCACCCTCGCGTGTACATGGACCTCATCTCGTGTCCTCGAACGTCTCTAGGGATGACAGCGGGTCGGGTTATGTTCGGATATGATAATACCCGACTCGATATCATACCCGACCCTTATACAAATATTCATACCCACCAAGTCAATCGGGTAAAAAAATGGACCCGTAGCCGTACCCACCAGGTATTCGTAGGGTATCGGATATCTAGTGGATATGCTACTATAAAATATAAATCTGCATGTAAATTGATGAGCAACACAGTTTATGATAGATGGGAGTTAATGAACAACATCAGAACATGTGAAATTGATAAGCAACATCACCAATCTGACGGCGGACGGTGCAGGCGCGCAGGCTCGCAGCTCGGGCCTCGGTGACGGGTGGACGGCGCAGGAGCCGAGGAGAGCAGGCGCAGCTCGGGCGGTCGGGCCTCGGGGACGTCGCAGGGGCGCAGGCCACGCAGCCGCAGCTCGGCCGCTCGGGGCAAGAGCGCCGCAGCGGGCTGGACTGGTGGCGGCTGGGCAGGGCTGGCCGGCTGGGAGTGGCAGCTGGGGTCTGGGGCGCTGGGCGCAGGGGCTGGGGCAGGGTGATGGGCGATGGCGGCTGGCGGGACACGGGTGGTGGCCTGGCGGGGTGGGCGGCCGGGAAGGGAATTTAGGTTAGGGAGTTAGGGTTAGCCCTTAGCCGGTTCAGTGATTTGGGCTTCTTTTCTTTGCTTCATGGGCCAAAAACTGAAAAACACAACATGTAAAATTATGAATTAATATTTCGGGTATCAAGTGGATATCCACAGTGGCGGATCTGGGACCGGGGCTGCCTGGGCTGCAGCCCCGGTCGTGGCCCAGTAAACGCAGCAAATAGGTCCAGTAAATGCAGCAAATTCAGTCGCCGCTCGCTCCATCGACGCTCCATCATTCTAGCCGCCAGCCGCCTAGCGCCCGAGCCGCGTGCCCGCTGCCCGCGTGACCCGCAGAGGCGCAGACCGCGTCCACGGACGCCGCTGTGGCACTGTCCAGCCACCGGCCTGCCGCTCgcccggaggccgcagcccgcaGACAAGGTGTCTGAGCGCGCGGATCTGAGCAGAGCAGCTGTTTGAGTGCGCCGCTGACCACGCTGCTGTTTGAGCGCGCGGATCTGAGCAGCCAACCAGGAAAGgtgtttttattatttatttggtagtagtaaccatgtttataggaatAAAATGGACAAATTTTTCATCAATAATCAGAAGAAAGATGTTTCTAATTCTAAAGCAATTTGGACAAATGATTTTGAAGATATGTTTGTAGATATTCAAGATGAAAAGATTTtgaagcattttcaaggcttAAGAACTCGGAAGATAAATTTACCTCGCAGCATCAACTCATAAACGGTTTGTATTGATTATTATATTTCTAAAATTCGTATCAACTTATTTTTGGCTGCATATTTTTTGAATGTTTCAATTATATCTTGTTTCTTGTGTCATATTAAACATCAAttatattttttgtttggtttaaaaAATTTATAGGCTTAGCTTAATAGCCCCCCTCTTCGATCAATCCTGGATCCGCCACTGGATATCCATGGGTAAAAATATACTATCCGTACCCTACCCGACGTATTTCGAATACCCGACCCGATAGGATCCACGGATGAGATTTCAAACTCGTATCCATGTCCCATGTCCACCGGGTACGAAACCCGtgggtatccatacccacgggtccaaTTGCCATTCCTAAACGTCTCGCACACGACTACGCCAACGCTAGGGCAGGATCGAGCACCTGGCTCGCGTGCCTCGCGCATGGCTGCTGCGCCAATGCCGGAGTAACAGGCCTAGGCCCTAGGGGAATGCCTCCCACTTGCTGGTCGATGCTACATTGCTACGAGCGTGTGCAAAGCCGTCGCCATGCAGGCCATCTTCTCCCTAAATCTTTTTGATTTGAGGATTTCTCTCCGGCGTCCCATTGCAGACGTGCTTCTCCTCTGTGTACGCGCGCACGAGCAAGCGCGCAGCACGCAAGGCTTCTATGCTTGGCGTCCGCTCAAGGCTTCTACTGCATGGCCGCGGGCACTTGGACGTCACACCAGTGGCCATGGATGGAACACATTACTCAGAAGGTGACTCGGTTTCCTAATTAAAAGTGTTATTTGTGTCTTTGATAGGAAAATATATTCTCAGAAAAATGAGAAGTGTAACCCAAAAAGACTTCATCTAAAGTTTTTGGTCCaagtttgttttttaattaatggTATGATGACGTTTGCCAAATAACCACATGTACGCAAATATGAAATAGATTGGTGTATCCCTTCTAACCTTCATATAGAGTTATCTCATTGTTCTTTGTGGGAATTATTTCATTGTTGGAGTGAcatcccccaccatgccttagctAGATAAATCTGTAGTATCCAACATAGCATTAACCAGGCCAGTAATAGTGTGGTTCTTTCTTTTGGCAACCCTGTTTGATTAGGGCAAGTAGAGAGGAGTTCCCTCATGTATGACTCCATTTTTGGTGCAAAATTGAGAGCAATCATTTAATAAATACTCTCCACCTTGATCTAACGTTAAACTTTTGATTCTTTTATCCAATTGATTCTCAACCTTAATTAGTCATACAGTAGGTGAAAAAGAGCTATGTTGATTTGGATGCACCATTCTTTGCCTGAGCCTTTTCTTCCTCATCAAGAGATGCTAATAGATTCTCAATATAGATATGTTTTCCTCCTACGTTTCAGAGATAGCAAAATCCTTCAAATTTTTGAGGTAATTTGGCAATGACGCCCCCTGCCACAAATGCATGAGGTAACATATGTCCAAGTTGTTGGAGCTCACCAACAATGAGTTATATCTCATGAGATTGCTCAACCATAGAGCAGTTGTCAATCATCTTGTAGCCATAATAATGACAATCTTCGCGCCTGCTACAGTAGAGTTTACTGCAGCAACTCGAACACATATTTTTCAGTCATGTCGATGTCCGAGCTAGACAAATACATCGCAACAACGCTTTGCTCAAATTTAACAAGAGTGAGATGAGTATGATGAGTCAGAAGAGAAATTTCAAGTGTGAATTTTGTGAGTGTGAGTTTTGTGAGTTAGCTCAAACCACCCCCTCTGGTTGAACTTTGGGTGGGGGCAGCAGGGTTCGAACTCAAATAGGAAAAATAGCGCCAACGAATCAGATCACACCAACCAGTGTCGGTCGATAACAATCTCGATCGACTGGTCGATATCGACCGGCCTAGCCCCATTGTGGCCCCCATATCGACTAGCCCGATTATATGGTGCATTAATTAATTGATAGGATTTGCTTCTTTGGTGAAAGACATAAAATCGTCATAGTTACGTATTTCAATAGCCACCATAAACACACGGACAAAAATAAGCTTCCCATGCGCCTTCTTAGACCTTGTTCGGTTACAaatgaataaatcccaccatagatTTAATCCGGGTCTGGATTGAATGAATCTATGTGTCACGTCCAATCTCATGGTGAGATTAAATCCTTTATTTAATCCATATATCTCTCAAAGCTAGCTATTCTTTTGATCCATGAATTCTAATataaacttgtgcaatatcttCATGGATTTGTTCTATACCTAATGAGCTTTGGATAGAATCCATGCCTTACGTAGTTTAAAAAATTCCCAAATCATTGTGTTATAATCCACGATGGATTTAACTGAATAAAAAAATTGAGTAGACTTAGATTATTTTGTGGCATGGATTTAAATCCAATTCATGCTAACCCAGAGCTGGATTTAACGAACAATGACTTATTGGAGCTCAATGGTTGAGAATACCATTGTTAGCGTCCACTTGAAACACAGCATGCACATACATGTGTACATGTAAGAAAAAGTTAAAGAGTTATTCGTTTCCAGAAGGAAAATCGATAAACGGCATAGGAGTACACCGGAATAGACAATGTAGCTAAATCAATATGTTGCATCTCTCCGAGAAACAAGGGTAAGCTAAACTATTCAAACTGAGGAAACAAGGGTAAGCTAAACTATTCAAACTGAGGATATGCCTCGTAACCTTTGAGTTCCGCAAAGAAGAATATTGTTCCCAACTCAAATAATTGTTCGATTCGTACAGTAATTTAAAAAAAATACTCAACGGAGCTCAATTCAgcaacatagtagcaagcatgctGAGTAGATTGGCATCAACTCATCATACTCATCGTGCTCGGCGGAGCCAAAACATGTGAAAACTTCTCCAATAACAATGCTACATTATTTTGTATCTAGCATCTGAGCGAGAACTGAAAGAAGCCTAAGGATATAATCATGTAACTGAGCCACATACTTATGCCTTATCTCCTCAAGTTCTACTCAGCACAAATGATGTTGACGCCAAACTTTCTTCTAGAGATGTCAAGAGACGGACTACAAGTACACAACAATGAACTGTGGTGTGTAACGGAATGCTGAAACAGAGGTGGCAACCTTTCTACACCACCACCAAAACTGAGTACAATCCAGGTATCAGAAACTGCATGATAGAGGCACAGACAATATCAGAAAATTACTAAAAGCAAATGGTTTCAGTGGATCGAGAGAGGAAAAAATGATGCCATCTGAAATTATATATGACTAGTTGATTACAGATCATTATTGTCATTAACAAGATGTAAAACACAGAACAATATTAAAAATAATTTTTGGGGAGCAAAATGCATTTTTTACCTTCAGGGACAGTATATCTACCTCAAACGAAGGCAGCAAGCCATCTCATCTCTGCACCATTTCCATTTGATAAGTAGTATATCTTTTTCCATTTCTCTTCTGAAAAATTCTCGCGCCGAATGATCTTTTGCCTGGTCAAGCGTTTTGCCGATTTTCATCAATTGAGTTAGTAAGTAATATGCCAGAGTCAACCATTGCAGATTATCAAACACTATGAACAGAGAGAAATATGCCAAATTTCTGGGAGAAAAAAATACCTCATATAATAGTGACATGCAGTCTCAGCTTCATCTAAGGTGTAACGTGGAAAGATCAAACGAGCATCAGAAGGAACATCTGGCAGCTCCTGCCGTAGTTTGCCAACTGCTGTTGAGTGTGAAAAAGCCCCCACCATCATATCATTGTGCAGCATTGATCTATAAGCATTGACCTGTTTATAGTGCAAGTGAAACATTAAATGTGTATGTCCAGGGAACTGATTACTAGTGTTAAAAAAAGCGCTCGGATTAAAGCCGgctgtttggactgctgcagctgcaatcaaTAGAGACAAAAACATTGTGAAAGTAGTAGAAGCCGGTACGGATTAAAGCCAAGCGAACAGATGATGCTA
This portion of the Zea mays cultivar B73 chromosome 2, Zm-B73-REFERENCE-NAM-5.0, whole genome shotgun sequence genome encodes:
- the LOC100272880 gene encoding Chitinase CLP precursor codes for the protein MPSRMWNLNKALVTSLLCISALSSSPWPCTAAGQLGGKPLVTAVTKDASTSLYTAPLKDGHPLVLDLTSPVISLATCASSSKNNNGTLTATLSANATDGQNPLFPVSFSAVATCAPSSKLPAGAGAVGVAGLAPSSSSQQSLPAQVARTQKVADKVALCLPSDGRSTSGDSVGVAIFGGGPLFFVPPDRGDFTTMLAGTAPLHAGAGAGAPGYYVSSTGIAVEQARVGGPRGALVVALSSTVPYTALRPDVYAPFVKAFDAAAAGPNFPWMSRVAAVAPFDRCYDSTKLPQSLLGYAVPQIDVMLEGGQNFTVLGGNSMVQVNANTACLGFVQAPGQAPAAVIGGFQLENHLLLLDVDKKQLGFTTFLNAIGLSCSSFNFTLAS